CCTCCATTTTTTGTTACCCATGAATTAGACAGTATTGCCTCCAGAGTGTGTATACAGTATAAATTTTGATAACTATCTGTATATAAACTACTAATGAGACACTGCCCAAGGCGGTAATCATAAATTATACAGTATAATTTTCCTTGACTCCTGGAATTATACAGTATAAATATGGCCTATATGAACAAGATGAAACAGTGACAAAAAGGAGGATATGCCATGAGTGCGGAGCCTCTTATCAGCAGCAAGGAGATTCTTCAGCGGCAGGGAATCTCGCGGGCGACGCTGAACAATTACATCAGGCTCGGCATCATTCCGCGGCCGGTTGTCAAAAATCCGGGACCGGAAATGGCGGGTACGAAGAAGATCGGTTATTTCCCCCTCGAGGTCGAAGCCCGCATTAATAAGGTAAAAACCCTGAAGGCCCAGGGATATTCAATGGATGAGATAGTTCTGGGATTTCAGGACCACCCCATTGATGTCAGTTATTCGGGAGATGTAACCGAGGATCTCCGTTCCTCTGAAAACACGGATATTGAAGCCGCGGAAATGACGGAATCTCCCATCGTACATGAATCTGAAATCATTGATGAATCGCTGAGATCAAGACGAATGGAGGAAAGTCGCCGTCGGAATATCGAGGTGCCCGCGTATCTTCGGAAGGACCGGCGCTTTTCTGAAGAGAGAAGGGCGGCGGCAATTGATGCTTTTCCCCATCCTGACCGGAACGCCCTTGCATGTCCGGCCTATCTTCTCAATGAGCGTTTCGACATCGTCTGGATGAATGATCCGGCACGTGCGCTGCTTATGGAACGTGGTCTTGGACTTGATAGAAAGCCTATTGAAAAGAATATATTGCGTTTATGCCTTAAGGTATTGCTTGAAGAAAAAAACGTGGTCCTTGAGACTCTTCTGGATTTTCATAGTGCACTCATGAAGGTCTCTCAGGATGGTACGATCTATCCTTCGATCAGTACCGGCCTGACCGAGCGGGAGTCGAACCTGCTCGGTGAGAGCTTTCAAAGAGCAGTAGCGTCGAAAAAAGAAGCTGTCAAAAGCAGAACGATTTCCCATCACCCCCGTGGGTCCCTGCCGGAACATATCATCGTTCATGCGGTATCCTTCGGCGGTGAAACCCTTATTCTTCTCGAAAGGTTCGATTCGACGGATATTTCCCGCATGCCGGCGGCGATCATGCCCGGAAAGGAAAGGAACGTCCTTTCTTTTCGAATGGAGCCTGTTCCGGAATCGCTCTGTGTACTTTGGACCGAGCTGTCAGCTCCGGAGCGGTTCTCGGCCGAGCTGCCGTCTCACGAGTATCTCCGTCTGATCGGTGATATCGGTCGTGCCGTCGACGCAGCAGGGGAGGCGTACGGCGGGCTGGTGCTGCCGCGGCGTGGTTGTGCAAGAGCGCTGTATTTCTTTGAACATAGTGACTCGCGGTATCTTAACGGAGCCCTGCGCTGTGCCATGAAGATACAGCAGAACGTTCGCGAGATATCACGTCAATGGAAGGATGTGAAAGGCTGGGACCGTGATATATTGCTTCATCTCGGAATTTCGGAGGGATCGGAATATGTGAGCGGCTCGGTTGGTCCGGATGGGTCTTTCACCTGCACGGGAGCCACCGAATCAGAGGCGGAGGGGGTCGCCAGGGCCTCGACATCGGGCGCCGTTATGGTGACAAAGGGCGTTATTGAAGGAATGAGCAGGGAAGACCGTTCTCAGCTGCGTTTCGGTATCGGAAGAAAGGGTCCTGAAAGGATGCAGTACCGCGAGAACCTCTTCGCCCGCCTGGGGGACCTGGATCCCGAAGCGAACCGGGACATGGCACATGTAGCCGTTGCAGAAATTATAAGAGAAGCGTGAAGCGTGAGACGTGAGGCGCTTAAATTCGGGATTCGGGATTACAGATTATGGATTACGAATCCCGAATAACGGTTTCCGAACCCCGATCCCTGAAGAGATAGAAGCTTCCTGATTATCACGGATGCAGCAGGGGGGCTTTTCCCGGACTGTCAATCAGATATGGTAGAGTTCTTTCCCGAAAACCCGGATCCAGTTCTTTTCCAGGATGTTCACAGATTTTTTCACCGGTCCCACGCCGATGATCATGACCGTCACATCCCCCGTGCCCACGCAGGGGTAAATGTAATCGACGTTGATGTCCTCTTCCTTGAGGACTTTCAGGACCACGTTGAGACCACCCGGATGGTTCGGGGTCTCGCAGGCGATTACGTCCTTCACTTCCATTTTATATCCAGCTGCCTTCAACGCATTTACGGCCTTGTCCGGGTCGTTGGCGACAAAATAGAAGATACCTTCATTCTCGCGGGTCGTCGCATAACAGCACGCAATGATATTGATCCGGTTCTCCCTCATCAGCTCACTGACGGCGGAAAGCCTGCCGGGAATATTCTCCAGCCACAATTCGATCTGTTTCACCGTTTTCATCGGGATGCTCCTTGCAATATGTAATCGGCGCCAAGGTTCAGGCTCCTGAGATTGGTCTTCATCAAACTGCCCACATTTTTCCCCTTGGTGACTTCATCGAGGGCTTTCATAATGGAGTCGATGCTGGTCATGCCTGTTTTTGCAACGAAGGCGCCGAGCATGATCATGTTCACCGTGCGCTCGTTGCGGAACTCTTTCTTGGCCAGGTCGTTGGCGGGAATTTTGACCGTCGCGATATCGCTGCGGGACGGTTCCATATCGACGAGACTGGAATTCAGGATGATGAGGCCGCCTTCGATCATCGCGCTTTCGAATTTGATCAGGGATGGTTTGTTGAGAATGACCGAGTGATCCGGCGAAGATGCAACGGGTGAATATATTTCCTCGTCGGAAACGGCCACGGTGCAGTTCGCCGTTCCGCCCCTCATTTCGGCTCCGTAAGAGGGGAGATAGGTGACTTCCATTCCATCGTTCATAGCGGCCACGGCATAGGCGTAACCCATCATGAGAACGCCCTGGCCGCCGAATCCCGCAAAGATAGTCTTTTTCATAGAATCGAACCCTTATTCCAGATCGCCCACCGTGTCCTTGATCACTTTCAGGGGGTAGGTTTTTGTGACGGTGTCATCTATATACTTGAGCGAATCGACGGGCGATAGCTTCCAGTTTGTCGGGCAGGGAGACAGTATCTCCACGAGGGCAAAACCACGTCCCGCCATCTGTATCTTGAATGCCTTTGTGAGGGCCTGTTTGGTCCTCCTGATATTTTTCGGCGAATTCACTGCTGTTCTCTCTATGTAGACGCTTCCCCGTGCGATGGCCAGCATCTCGCTGAGGTCCACCGGGCCTCCGTCGCGCAACTGGTCGCGCCCGCCGGGAGTTGTCGTGGAGTTCTGGCCGAGAAGGGTCGTGGGTGCCATCTGACCGCCCGTCATGCCGTAACAACTGTTATTGACGAAGATGATCGTGATGTTCTCGCCGCGATTGGCGGCATGTATCGTCTCCGCCGTACCGATGGCCGCGATGTCTCCATCGCCCTGGTAGCTGAAGACGATGCGGTCCGGGAGCGTCCGCTTGATCCCCGTTGCCAGCGCCGCACCGCGACCGTGCGGTGCCTCACCCATGTCGATGTCGAAATAGTCATAGGCGAGGACGGCGCATCCCGCAGGCGGAACGCCGATCACTCGATCGCCGATTCCGAGCTCATCGATTATTTCCGCTACCAGCCGGTGAATCAGACTGTGTCCGCATCCCGGGCAGTAATGGAAGACCGCTTTTTTCAGGTATCGGGGTCGTTGAAAGACTATCTGTTCCATCGCCTATTCCTCTTCCAGATGCTGCCGGTAATAAAGGCTGCTGATCACCTTTGATATCTCGTCCGGTGTGGATATGATGCCGCCCGGCCTGCCGTAGAAATGAACGTTTGCCCTCCCTTCAAGGGAAAGCTTGACGTCCTCCACCATCTGCCCCGTGTTCATTTCAAATACGAGAAAATTTCTTACCACCCGGCTCTTTTCGACCAGTTTGTTCTTGGGAAACGGCCAGAGGGTGATCGGCCGGAGGAGTCCCACCTTGAGCCCCATCTCACGGACCCGCTTGATGGCCCCCTTCGCGATGCGTGCCGCTGTTCCATAAGCGATAACGATCAACCGGGCGTCCTGGGTAAGATGGCATTCGGCCGCGGTGATCTCTTTGCTTATCGTTTCATATTTTCGATAGAGCTTCCAGTTGTGCTCCTCCATGGTGCTCGTGTTCAGGATCAGGGATTTAATGATCCTGCTGGGCCGGCCCTTCGCTCCGTCGAGGACCCAGGATTTTTCCGGGAGTTTGCGGGGGTCGATGGGATCGGGCAGCACAACAGGCTCCATCATCTGTCCCATCATGCCGTCGATGAGTATGACCACGGGCGTGCGATACCGATCGGCATATTCAAAGGCCTTTCTTGTCAGGTCAGCCTCTTCCTGGCCTGAGGCCGGAGCCAGGACGATGGACCGGTAATCTCCATGTCCACCGCCTCGAGTTGCCTGGAAATAATCTCCCTGGGTGGGTGCAATGTTCCCCAGGCCGGGACCGCCGCGCATGGTGTTGACAATGACCGCCGGTAGTTCCGAACCGGCAAGGAAGGAGATCCCCTCCTGCTTGAGGCTCACCCCCGGGCTCGATGAACTGGTCATGGCCCGGGTTCCCGCCATGGAGGCCCCCAGTACCATATTGATTGCCGCGATCTCGCTTTCGGCCTGAATGAACGTTCCGTCGGGGGTCTTTGCCATGGCCGCCGCCATGTACTCCGTCAATTCATTCTGCGGTGTGATGGGGTACCCGGCGTAGAACCGGCATCCGGCACGAACGGCTGCTTCGCCGATGACCTGGCTGCCCCTCATGAGCGTTTTCTTATTCACGATAAACCTCTATCGCCACGTCCGGGCACATGAGTGCACACAGGGCACAGGCCGTGCAGGTGCGGTCCTCGGGATTACTTCCGGACTGGGAAAATTTTGCGGGGTAATATCCCTTCTGGTTCAATGTGTCGGAAACAACTATCAACTGATTCGGGCAGACGGATATGCAAAGGTAGCATCCCTTGCATAATTCGCTGTCGATCGAGATGCGTCCGGTTTTCTTTTTCTTAATCATGAGCGCCCGTGATTCGACTGGTGGTTTTACCGAATGAGGAAACGGTATATATCGAACCATGATGTCGTTTTGTAAGCATTTGTGCATATGACTACTCATCGGATTTGTCAAGCATTTTAAGGAGCGTGAAAAAATTATTTTTCTTTGCGCCACCATCCTTGTCTTTGATATTTGCAAGTGATATCGGGTAATTAATCATAACATGATCCTTGAATGCCCGATTTTAAAGAAATCGGCCGTTGGCGGATAAAACTGTTGACCCCTTGAAAGGACCTGGTGTAGGTTTTGCTCCGATACCGGAAAGTTCGGCCGGAGAGGAAGACCGACGGCCGGTTGCCTGCATGAGGTTATCAGAGACCTGTTCGGGGAGAGATCGATGGACCTTTTTAATTCCGTGGAAGTTTGCATTCCCGTCATGCAGATAGCGCTTCTGCTCTTCATCGTTTTTTTCGCAGCCGTCGGCTTTATCCTGCACCCCGATTGATGGGATCATCTGTCGTCCGCCGTGCGATACGATGTTCGAGAAGGGCCGGCCACCGATGATTGAAGTACATCAGTTCGAAGAAGTAAGACAGATCAGAATGAGCCGGGAGATTGACGGCAAACCGGTGTATTGGGTGGCCGCCTATCTGGTGGATGGCCTTCTGGTCGATACGGGCTGCCACTATACGGCGGAGGAGCTTGCCGGATATCTCTCGGGGGAGCGAATCACCCGTGCCGTGAACACTCATTTTCACGAGGATCACGTGGGAGGGAACCATATCCTCCGGGATCGGTTCGGGATTCCCCTCTACGCCCATCACGACTCGATCCCGCTCATTGCAGAGAAGATATACCTCTATCCTTACCAGGAAACGGTCTGGGGACAGCCGTTACCGACGAGTGTGGAGGAGCTTCCGCCGGTCGTCGAAACAGGGACGTATACTTTTCACGTTATCGAAACACCGGGTCACAGCGTTGGTCACGTGGCCCTTGTCGAAAAGACCCGGGGGTGGTGTTTCTCCGGTGATATCTTTGCCCGCGAGGAGATGAAGTTCATCCGTCCCGAGGAGGACATGGGGCGGACGGTGAAATCCATGAAAACCCTCATGGCTCTTGATATGGACCGTCTCGTCCTCTTTACGTCGGTGGGCAAGATCATCGAGGACGGACGGGGGGCACTCCGGAAATGTACGCGGTATATTGAAGAACTGGCGGAACGGGCGGCGGACCTCCGGTCACGGGGATTCGATGTGCAGGGGATCATGACAGAGCTTTTCGGCGGCGAGCATCCCTTTGCCGATTTGACGAACGGTCAGTATACCACGGAAAACCTCGTGCGCTCCGTTCTGAAGATGAAACAACCCGGGGACTGCGGCGGCGGAGAAGGTTCATGACCAGATAAGATTGATTCAACGCACTCGTAAAAAGTCTTGACGGCCTGTTGCTGTAACCCCTTTTTCACAGGCCCGAAACATTTTTGATACATCTAAGCGGCTCGCTACAGGCGATTTCAAAACTCGCCTGCGGCTCAGACAGCTGAAATCGCTTATCTTCCGCTTCGCCGAGATGTATTGCAAAAATGTTTCAATGGCCGCTTCAAAAGGGGTGTACGTCTGGGAATGACTCGATCCCTTGGTGTATTTGACACAGTGACGAGGGATTAAGCACGAGGCTGAATGGTGATTTTATAGAAGTTGTCAAAATAGATCGTTTCCTGTTACCCTGATCTTACGAAGGAGGGAGCCGTCGGATGACAGGGAGACAATCGTCGTGGCATGAGGACCGATGCACATACTGTGGTCTATGTTTTCATCTGTGTCCCGTTCTTGAAATGCCGCTCGTCGAGGCACAGGAAGAGATCCGCCGGCTGTGCAGGAGCGGGGGAGGGTCCGTCGTTCTTGAAAAATGCAACTCCTGCATGTCCTGTAACCTCTTTTGTCCCGAGGGGGCCAATCCGTACAACCTTGTTCTTGAACGCTGGAACGAGTTGTATCTGAAAAGAGGGGCACCACCCCTGTACCGGTTCGTCTGTCCCACGGAAGAACCCAATATCTGGCAGCTTATCAACCTTTTTCTTTCTCCGGAAGAGCGTCGGTGGGTAGATGCGTGGATGGATTACACACCGGGAGAAAATGATACCATTCTCCTCATTGGAAATTATACACACCTCTTTCCCTTTATCATCGGCGGCAGCTCCCTGCTGAAACACTTCAAACCCGTTGACCCGATTGATCAGTGGGAGGGCGGGGCATACCTCTACCAGGGGGGCTACTTGGACGTGGTGCAGAGGATAGCCCGGCGCACACGGGATGATTTCACCCGGTGGAATGTCAGAGACATTGTCATTCTCACCGATGCCGTACACTATCTGTTAACGGAAGTCCACCCCCGTGAGATGGGGGTTTCCCACGAGGCGAGGTGTATCTCCTTTCATCGCTGGGCCGCTGAAAAGATCGAGACAGGCGAGCTGGCACTGCCGGCGGCGCCGCTGGGGATATCCGTCGCCGTCCATGATAATTGCTATTCAAAGGTGCTGGGAGGGGCATACTGGGATGATCCCCGTTGCATTCTGGAGAAATGCGGCTGCAATGTCGTTGAAATGAAGCACAACCGGGCAGACTCCC
This region of Deltaproteobacteria bacterium genomic DNA includes:
- the vorB gene encoding 3-methyl-2-oxobutanoate dehydrogenase subunit VorB, giving the protein MRGSQVIGEAAVRAGCRFYAGYPITPQNELTEYMAAAMAKTPDGTFIQAESEIAAINMVLGASMAGTRAMTSSSSPGVSLKQEGISFLAGSELPAVIVNTMRGGPGLGNIAPTQGDYFQATRGGGHGDYRSIVLAPASGQEEADLTRKAFEYADRYRTPVVILIDGMMGQMMEPVVLPDPIDPRKLPEKSWVLDGAKGRPSRIIKSLILNTSTMEEHNWKLYRKYETISKEITAAECHLTQDARLIVIAYGTAARIAKGAIKRVREMGLKVGLLRPITLWPFPKNKLVEKSRVVRNFLVFEMNTGQMVEDVKLSLEGRANVHFYGRPGGIISTPDEISKVISSLYYRQHLEEE
- a CDS encoding amino acid-binding protein, which translates into the protein MKTVKQIELWLENIPGRLSAVSELMRENRINIIACCYATTRENEGIFYFVANDPDKAVNALKAAGYKMEVKDVIACETPNHPGGLNVVLKVLKEEDINVDYIYPCVGTGDVTVMIIGVGPVKKSVNILEKNWIRVFGKELYHI
- a CDS encoding ferredoxin family protein, coding for MIKKKKTGRISIDSELCKGCYLCISVCPNQLIVVSDTLNQKGYYPAKFSQSGSNPEDRTCTACALCALMCPDVAIEVYRE
- a CDS encoding 2-oxoacid:acceptor oxidoreductase family protein — translated: MKKTIFAGFGGQGVLMMGYAYAVAAMNDGMEVTYLPSYGAEMRGGTANCTVAVSDEEIYSPVASSPDHSVILNKPSLIKFESAMIEGGLIILNSSLVDMEPSRSDIATVKIPANDLAKKEFRNERTVNMIMLGAFVAKTGMTSIDSIMKALDEVTKGKNVGSLMKTNLRSLNLGADYILQGASR
- a CDS encoding (Fe-S)-binding protein, encoding MTGRQSSWHEDRCTYCGLCFHLCPVLEMPLVEAQEEIRRLCRSGGGSVVLEKCNSCMSCNLFCPEGANPYNLVLERWNELYLKRGAPPLYRFVCPTEEPNIWQLINLFLSPEERRWVDAWMDYTPGENDTILLIGNYTHLFPFIIGGSSLLKHFKPVDPIDQWEGGAYLYQGGYLDVVQRIARRTRDDFTRWNVRDIVILTDAVHYLLTEVHPREMGVSHEARCISFHRWAAEKIETGELALPAAPLGISVAVHDNCYSKVLGGAYWDDPRCILEKCGCNVVEMKHNRADSLCCGFGAGASWVRNMSIPFDIIREGVKKFREAEETGAGAMVSYCSGCIYLLWATRELMGSSIDVYHSVEILRMAMGEKIPYPQAHIERAWDVIAIITYQLLCSLFQRNFFISSITYDTERSTFIPRGRGLLGLIRRALGIPLVRRVYAGIFRTLMPFITTR
- a CDS encoding 2-oxoglutarate oxidoreductase; the protein is MEQIVFQRPRYLKKAVFHYCPGCGHSLIHRLVAEIIDELGIGDRVIGVPPAGCAVLAYDYFDIDMGEAPHGRGAALATGIKRTLPDRIVFSYQGDGDIAAIGTAETIHAANRGENITIIFVNNSCYGMTGGQMAPTTLLGQNSTTTPGGRDQLRDGGPVDLSEMLAIARGSVYIERTAVNSPKNIRRTKQALTKAFKIQMAGRGFALVEILSPCPTNWKLSPVDSLKYIDDTVTKTYPLKVIKDTVGDLE
- a CDS encoding MBL fold metallo-hydrolase; its protein translation is MIEVHQFEEVRQIRMSREIDGKPVYWVAAYLVDGLLVDTGCHYTAEELAGYLSGERITRAVNTHFHEDHVGGNHILRDRFGIPLYAHHDSIPLIAEKIYLYPYQETVWGQPLPTSVEELPPVVETGTYTFHVIETPGHSVGHVALVEKTRGWCFSGDIFAREEMKFIRPEEDMGRTVKSMKTLMALDMDRLVLFTSVGKIIEDGRGALRKCTRYIEELAERAADLRSRGFDVQGIMTELFGGEHPFADLTNGQYTTENLVRSVLKMKQPGDCGGGEGS